One Clupea harengus chromosome 3, Ch_v2.0.2, whole genome shotgun sequence DNA window includes the following coding sequences:
- the LOC105913392 gene encoding potassium voltage-gated channel subfamily C member 4-like yields the protein MSSASSSQAQCMKTIPVGCEADRVIINVGGVRHETYKSTLVTISGTRLANLASDTSSDPLKHIVSEFFFDRNSGAFAHILNYYRTGKLHCPADVCGPLFEEELAFWGISENEVEPCCWTNFRQHRDAEKVLAQFEPDEKPPDCNTLEERQRRMQAGTEVWRSKMWALFDDPHSSLAAKIVAVISLLFILVSISGFCLETLYYEYVNTFVNITVGNITREEVFYERVHITELGTVELICVIWFTFEFLVRIICCPDKRKFIMNVMNIIDFIAILPFYLGMCLSGLTSKTVLSFLGGLRVVRGIRILRILKMMRHVTGIRALGHTLRASAYEFCFLAVTLFVVIFVFSTLVYYTEIEHQTSFKNIIIGFWWALITMTTVGYGDMYPEEPRAMMIASLCALTGVFGTAVLVSILVNNFVRYYALVEAKQRRPAKRRSCDGRAEAASAPVWRDVESPQSDISRPEEETKSSSTGVLQIDHKAAIH from the exons ATGTCAAGCGCTTCCAGTTCACAAGCACAATGTATGAAAACTATTCCCGTTGGTTGTGAAGCCGACAGGGTCATTATTAATGTTGGTGGCGTGCGGCATGAAACCTACAAAAGCACCCTTGTGACCATCTCAGGCACACGTCTGGCCAACCTAGCCTCCGACACCAGCAGTGACCCACTTAAACACATAGTCTCTGAATTTTTCTTCGATCGGAATTCTGGAGCGTTCGCCCACATCCTAAACTACTACCGCACTGGGAAGCTGCACTGCCCGGCAGATGTGTGCGGCCCTTTGTTCGAGGAGGAGCTTGCCTTCTGGGGAATCAGTGAAAACGAAGTGGAGCCTTGTTGCTGGACGAACTTCCGACAGCATCGGGATGCGGAGAAGGTGCTGGCTCAGTTCGAGCCGGATGAAAAGCCCCCAGACTGCAACACCCTGGAGGAAAGGCAGAGGAGGATGCAGGCGGGGACAGAAGTTTGGAGGTCAAAAATGTGGGCCCTCTTTGATGATCCCCATTCATCTTTGGCGGCCAAG aTCGTCGCCGTGATTTCCTTGCTCTTCATCCTGGTGTCCATCTCTGGTTTCTGTCTAGAGACCTTGTATTATGAGTACGTCAATACCTTTGTGAATATTACTGTGGGAAACATTACCCGTGAGGAGGTCTTTTATGAAAGAGTGCATATAACTGAGTTGGGGACTGTAGAGCTCATCTGTGTCATCTGGTTCACCTTTGAGTTCTTGGTTCGCATCATCTGCTGCCCGGACAAGCGGAAGTTCATCATGAACGTCATGAACATCATTGACTTTATAGCCATCCTTCCCTTCTACCTGGGGATGTGTTTGAGTGGGCTGACCTCTAAGACTGTGTTGTCTTTTCTGGGGGGTCTGCGTGTGGTGCGTGGCATCCGCATCCTGCGGATCTTAAAGATGATGCGGCACGTGACGGGCATCCGGGCACTGGGACACACACTGCGTGCCAGCGCCTACGAGTTCTGCTTCCTGGCTGTCACCCTCTTCGTGGTCATCTTCGTATTCTCCACCCTGGTCTATTACACAGAGATAGAACATCAAACatcttttaaaaacattattatagGTTTCTGGTGGGCATTGATTACCATGACTACCGTCGGGTATGGAGATATGTATCCCGAAGAGCCACGTGCCATGATGATCGCCAGTCTATGCGCCCTGACGGGAGTCTTTGGCACCGCCGTGCTTGTCTCCATCCTTGTCAACAACTTTGTGAGGTATTACGCTCTGGTTGAGGCCAAGCAGAGACGGCCGGCGAAGAGGAGGAGTTGTGATGGGAGGGCCGAGGCAGCCAGTGCCCCTGTCTGGAGGGACGTGGAGAGCCCCCAAAGTGATATCAGTCGGCCAGAAGAAGAAACCAAGAGCAGCAGCACAG ggGTGCTGCAGATTGACCACAAGGCGGCCATACACTGA